From the genome of Candidatus Dormiibacterota bacterium:
GAGATCCTGGAGCTGCGTCGTTCCATCGGTATGCTCTTCCAGGACGGCGCCCTCTTCTCGTCGATGAACCTCTACGACAACGTCGCCTTCCCCCTCCGCCAGCACACCAAGATGGGGGAGGCCCAGATTCGCGAGACCGTCATCGCGCGTCTCAGCGAGGTGGGCCTGGCGGGCGCCGAGAAGCGGATGCCCAACGAGCTCAGCGGCGGCATGCGCAAGCGCGCGGGCTTCGCCCGGGCGCTGGTCATGGAGCCCAAGATCCTGCTCGTCGACGAGCCCGACTCCGGCCTCGACCCGGTGCGCACCACGCTGCTCTGCGACCTCATCAAGGAGATCGCCACCAAGTACCAGGCGACCGTGGTGGTGGTCACCCACAACGTCTTCGCGGTGCAGCGCATGGCCGACTACGTCGGCATCCTCTACAAGGGGAAGATGCGCCATTTCGGCACCCGGGAGGAGATCGAGCAGTCTCCCGACGAGTTCGTCCGGCAGTTCTTCACCGCCGACTCCGAAGGCCCCCTGGGGATGGACTGAGGCAGCTCGAGAAGATGTCCCGCCGTCCCCTCGCCGCCGGTCTCGCCGTCGCCGCGCTCATCGCGGTTGTGCTGGTCGTCGCCCTCGCCGCCCCCGGGCTGGCGGGGCGGCCGGCGCACCGGGTCTCCATCACCTACCCCCAGTCGGCGTCGGGGCTGGTGGCGGGGAGCGACGTGCTCGAGGCGGGCGCCCGGGTGGGCAGTGTGAGCAGCATCGAGCCCACCGCCGAGGGCCACGCCCGCATCGTGGTCGAGGTCGCCGACGCCAGCTGGCCGCTCCACCGCGGAGTGACCGCCGGGATCCGGCCGCGGTCGCTGCTCGGCGAGAAGTACATCGACCTCCAGGACGGCCCCGCCAGCGCCCCCGCCTACGACGCCTCCCAGCCGCTGCAGGCGAGCGCCAGCGCGGTGCCGGTGGAGCTCGACACCTTCCTCAACAGCCTCGACACCACCACCCGTGCCGCCGCGCGCAGCCTGATCAACGACCTCGGCGCGGGGCTCGCCGGCACCGGCGCCGACCTCAACCAGGCGATCGCCGCCGCCCACGCCAACCTCGACAACCTCGCGACCACGGGGAAGACGCTCAACCAGCGCGACGCCGACCTCGACCGCATCCTCGTCGGCCTCGACGGGGTGCTGGGCAAGCTCACCCAGAACGACCAGATCACCCAGCTGCAGCAGCTGATCACCAACGGGCAGAGGACCCTGAACGCGGTGGAGGCGGAGCGGCAGGCGTTCAGCCGCCAGTTCGTCGACAGCCAGGCGGTGCTCACCGACCTCAACGCCGCCATCGACCCCGCGGTGGCGAGCATCCGCGACCTCATCCAGCGGGCGCCGAGCCTGGTGAACGGGCTGCAGAGCGAGGCCGGGCTGCTCGCCCAGATCGGCACCAGCTTCTCCGACGGCACCCTGCAGGCCTTCGAGCAGTCGCTGCTGCGGGGCCCGACCTCGACCGGCGGCGCGCTGGAGTCGGTGCCCCCGGGCACCACCCCGCTCGGCACCGGGCTGCCGATCTTCCGCATCTGCCTGATCACCCCCACCCCGGGCTCGTGCACCGGCAACGGCTACACCCCGGCGGCGACCAGGCCGGCGGCATGGATGGACGGTGGCGGCGCCGGCGAGCTGGTCACCCTCGCGGGGTTCATCGGCGCATGAGAAGCCGCTGGAACCTGCCGATCACCGCTCTGTACCTGGGCTTCTGCAGCCTGGTGCTGTTCTCCATCGTGGCCAGCATCGGCATCAGCTGGCCGTGGCAGCACCCCTACCGGGTCACCGCGGTATTCTCGAGCGGCGACGGCATCCTCCCCAAGAACGAGGTCTACGTCGACGGCGTCCGGGTGGGGCGGGTCGACGACGTCCAGGCGGTGGGCGGCCAGGCGCGGGTGAGCATGACCATCGACGACAGCAATGCCCTTCCCCTCCACCGCGACAGCGGTGCCGAGGTGCGCAAGAAGAACCTGCTCAACGAGACCTACGTCGAGCTCTCCCGCGGCAGCGCCGCCAGCGGGGAGATGGCCTCGGGCGGGCAGATCGCGGTCGAGCACACCCTGACCCCGGTGGCCATCGACCAGGTGCTCGCCATCCTCGACCCCCAGACCCGCGACCGCCTCCAGCTGCTGCTGGGCAGCGCCGGCCAGGCGCTCGCCGGGCGCGGAACCGACCTCAACGCCGAGGCGAGCAGCACCAACCGGCTGCTGGGCTCGCTGAACGGTCCCGCCGCCGTGCTCACCACCCGGCGCCAGCAGCTGCAGGACGTGGTGGTCGAGCTGCAGAAGCTCTACACCACCCTCGCCGGCCAGCGCGACCAGGTCCGCGACGAGTTCGGCACCTTCAACCAGGTGATGGCTCAGCTCGCCGCCCAGGAGCAGCAGATCGGCGGCACCGTGCAGCAGGCCGACCTGCTCCTCCAGAACCTCGACGTGCTGGTGAGCGGGCAGGCGCCGAACCTGCAGAGCACGCTGCGGACGCTGCCCGGGGCGCTGGCGAACACCGCCGGCTTCCTCGACCAGACCAACCGGGTGCTGAGCGGGATCTACCCGTTCCGCGACCAGATCCACGA
Proteins encoded in this window:
- a CDS encoding ATP-binding cassette domain-containing protein, yielding MTSFQVPPAGVATPAGGRLNQPGTNQSVSTWNMDPVIELKDLRKAFGSFKVLDGVTCRIPRGGVTALMGPSGTGKSVSLRHIVGLLMPDAGDIVVDGRSVPHLREKEILELRRSIGMLFQDGALFSSMNLYDNVAFPLRQHTKMGEAQIRETVIARLSEVGLAGAEKRMPNELSGGMRKRAGFARALVMEPKILLVDEPDSGLDPVRTTLLCDLIKEIATKYQATVVVVTHNVFAVQRMADYVGILYKGKMRHFGTREEIEQSPDEFVRQFFTADSEGPLGMD
- a CDS encoding MlaD family protein, which translates into the protein MSRRPLAAGLAVAALIAVVLVVALAAPGLAGRPAHRVSITYPQSASGLVAGSDVLEAGARVGSVSSIEPTAEGHARIVVEVADASWPLHRGVTAGIRPRSLLGEKYIDLQDGPASAPAYDASQPLQASASAVPVELDTFLNSLDTTTRAAARSLINDLGAGLAGTGADLNQAIAAAHANLDNLATTGKTLNQRDADLDRILVGLDGVLGKLTQNDQITQLQQLITNGQRTLNAVEAERQAFSRQFVDSQAVLTDLNAAIDPAVASIRDLIQRAPSLVNGLQSEAGLLAQIGTSFSDGTLQAFEQSLLRGPTSTGGALESVPPGTTPLGTGLPIFRICLITPTPGSCTGNGYTPAATRPAAWMDGGGAGELVTLAGFIGA
- a CDS encoding MlaD family protein; amino-acid sequence: MRSRWNLPITALYLGFCSLVLFSIVASIGISWPWQHPYRVTAVFSSGDGILPKNEVYVDGVRVGRVDDVQAVGGQARVSMTIDDSNALPLHRDSGAEVRKKNLLNETYVELSRGSAASGEMASGGQIAVEHTLTPVAIDQVLAILDPQTRDRLQLLLGSAGQALAGRGTDLNAEASSTNRLLGSLNGPAAVLTTRRQQLQDVVVELQKLYTTLAGQRDQVRDEFGTFNQVMAQLAAQEQQIGGTVQQADLLLQNLDVLVSGQAPNLQSTLRTLPGALANTAGFLDQTNRVLSGIYPFRDQIHDVFPNLATSFADTDPNAPDPLSPDGKQHLWSIYAVSCFTTCSSTGTSTATPAASAPPPAAPNDIWAAVMGDTP